A genomic region of Lates calcarifer isolate ASB-BC8 linkage group LG9, TLL_Latcal_v3, whole genome shotgun sequence contains the following coding sequences:
- the LOC108895498 gene encoding M-phase phosphoprotein 9 isoform X2, producing MSTDDSISEDVSSSGPLSHCHVSADGDGGKESETSLVSSEGTSASGLAVSEDRHTASQTTGGTVESRPMDITPACNKIRSLCLSTDEAFEQGKNLPFINPSSLETLRALVQEIQSSGETDPEIWKDCESRWLHLFQLVEKQYQEQILAQQEQYQCQIQLIQDEIKALVQLQNRQASVQPHTEFSPTPVTKTTTDTKDYIFPLISSDCTIPKNLPSDNDSLAAPAHTPFSSPSPPLHRSETANPGEERPTTVLSSGYGTLSTWETGLEPAGSPGEDEDGSQGREKHHWSSNFQEATKTTVIGCQQDFSDERTLGVEEVNPLVYQQKTSGTSQPLTSWAQRQKLRPKKSKAGQASSQIPEYQELPRSTREPHRQNPLESTDSQDQHRPAGPSSSAFPLRRSDSLMSEASGLTYWRLNESELYRPLPDSFDTGTYLLLQETSSLNPAQEPQLSLREIYQNKQRTDCKRSDWEGSVISSSSSPQVLTLDPAVNMRQSDRTSGFTSPSHFSSPSFATQPQPYPRVGTPVTPDSMVECSPNPGDTDCISDTSSVSVTGTSPSKLQSLWGNASQAVLSTSQDKTQPSSHTASQQRRASAPLASEEEGSHTHTSTLKPCSASGATLRPAVSPNMERASSLEDPVVLSLLRQNLREKHSRHVADLKAYYESEIQILRDKLKLRDLPQDLEKSNQTLTERCKRLEKALADATSRIQELEATNSSLEKKLAEWPERYAVAGATVKSLQQRLEESKRLGKEKDTLAARLKTRIRQLEEASQKACREEDEKEARREREYKMLQDLLGEYDSLMKEHEGAKNNLVSVENKLVDANDQISELKRVISKLESQVKQLEHENQARARYVSHSNAQPSGAGLFHHPDLLLSPSKCKVEPDISRRKSPCPLTDQLSNGRKSQFPQTNQSSIHKKPLCTLNDQSSGPGSSVDTSSAGGSWRCASPPECEQSLPQTRHQEQSQRETSRREASCALTPMMRALIELEETRATESRAPWVGSQRTTVGFVERRHKESIQERVGLQADREVVKPGAAVVGPERGGAAQSHSGAERAAALLRAQRSLSPEGHRSSSLPPPAHRNIPTTTPTKRETLLMPMSAKSSPKRCPTENYSTAFGHLMPREEHLLKRFDEEVDQRRHSFHSSSPRKRLHFTSTEREDDFHQPDSSGNMNPPDGNSQLGWEEQGACSGPDLQDSCEDSAPLFLDKLHSLAEAEKLFDELTQEKLQIEAALSRMPGAGGRVSLQTRLDEVALENRLERLNRELGSIRMTLKRFHVLRSSANI from the exons ATGTCCACAGATGACAGTATCTCTGAGGATGTGTCCAGCTCGGGGCCTTTGAGCCATTGCCATGTCAGTGCTGACGGGGATGGGGGTAAGGAGAGTGAAACCTCTTTGGTGTCCTCTGAAGGGACATCAGCCTCGGGGCTGGCTGTCTCAGAGGATAGACACACAGCCTCCCAAACAACAGGAGGCACTGTGGAGAGCAGGCCCATGGACATCACACCAGCATGCAACAAGATCAG GAGTCTGTGTCTGAGCACAGATGAAGCATTTGAACAAGGGAAGAACCTCCCATTCATCAACCCAAGCTCCCTTGAGACCCTTAGGGCCTTGGTGCAGGAGATCCAGAGCAGTGGAGAGACAGACCCTGAGATCTGGAAGGATTGTGAG AGCCGATGGCTGCATCTGTTTCAGCTGGTTGAGAAGCAATACCAAGAGCAAATACTCGCTCAGCAAGAACAATACCAGTGCCAAATACAG TTGATTCAGGATGAAATCAAGGCCCTGGTTCAGCTCCAGAACCGCCAGGCGAGTGTCCAGCCACACACAGAGTTTTCTCCAACACCGGTGACCAAAACTACTACTGACACAAAGGACTATATTTTCCCCCTCATCTCCAGTGACTGCACAATTCCCAAAAATTTGCCCAGTGACAATGACAGCCTGGCAGCCCCTGCCCATACACCTTTTAGCTCCCCCTCACCTCCACTCCACAGATCAGAAACCGCTAACCCAGGGGAGGAGCGGCCGACTACAGTGCTCAGCAGTGGATATGGGACTCTGTCTACTTGGGAAACAGGTCTGGAACCTGCTGGGTCGCCAGGGGAAGATGAGGATGGTAGTCAAGGGAGGGAGAAGCATCACTGGTCCTCTAACTTCCAGGAAGCCACAAAGACAACTGTGATTGGGTGCCAGCAGGATTTTTCTGATGAGAGGACTCTTGGAGTGGAAGAAGTTAATCCTTTAGTCTACCAGCAGAAAACCTCTGG CACCAGCCAGCCTTTGACCTCCTGGGCCCAGAGGCAGAAACTCAGGCCCAAGAAGAGCAAAGCAGGACAAGCTTCGTCCCAAATCCCAGAGTACCAGGAGCTGCCACGCAGCACCAGAGAACCCCACAGACAAAACCCCCTGGAGAGCACAGACTCCCAGGACCAG CATCGACCGGCTGGGCCATCGTCCAGTGCTTTTCCCCTGAGGAGGAGTGACAGCCTGATGTCTGAGGCATCAG GCCTGACTTATTGGCGTCTGAATGAGAGTGAACTGTATCGGCCCTTGCCAGACAGCTTTGACACCGGCACTTACCTCCTTCTGCAAGAGACATCGAGTCTA AATCCAGCTCAGGAGCCTCAGCTGTCTCTCAGAGAAATCTATCAGAACAAGCAAAGAACAGATTGTAAACGTTCAGACTGGGAAGGCTCTGTTATATCCAGTTCTTCGTCACCACAG GTGTTGACCTTAGACCCAGCAGTGAACATGCGGCAGTCAGATCGCACTTCTGGATTCACTTCACCTTCTCACTTCAGCAGCCCTTCATTTGCCACTCAGCCCCAACCCTACCCCAGAGTTGGGACCCCGGTAACCCCTGACAGCATGGTGGAGTGCAGTCCTAATCCTGGAGATACAGACTGTATCTCTGATACCTCCAGTGTTTCAGTCACTGGAACTTCCCCCTCTAAGTTGCAAAGCTTGTGGGGAAACGCATCCCAAGCAGTCCTGTCTACCTCCCAGGATAAGACCCAGCCCAGCTCCCACACAGCCAGCCAGCAACGCAGAGCCAGCGCCCCCTTAGCCAGCGAAGAGGAgggcagtcacacacacaccagcacccTGAAACCTTGTTCAGCCTCTGGTGCTACTCTGCGGCCTGCAGTCAGTCCAAACATGGAGAGAGCGTCATCATTAGAGGATCCTGTTGTCCTTTCTCT acTACGGCAGAACCTGAGAGAGAAGCACTCTCGACATGTGGCTGACCTAAAAGCGTATTATGAATCTGAGATCCAAATCCTGAGAGACAAACTCAAACTCAGAGATCTGCCCCAGGATTTAGAAAAGAGCAACCAGACCCTTACAGAGAG GTGTAAGCGTCTAGAAAAAGCTCTGGCTGACGCCACCAGTCGCATTCAAGAACTAGAGGCAACAAACAGCTCTTTGGAGAAGAAACTG GCAGAATGGCCGGAGCGGTATGCTGTAGCAGGTGCTACTGTGAAATCTTTGCAGCAGCGACTAGAGGAAAGCAAACGCTTGGGCAAAGAGAAAGACACCCTGGCAGCACGTTTGAAGACCCGCATACGGCAGCTGGAGGAGGCGTCGCAGAAAGCCTGCAGGGAGGAAGATGAGAAGGAGGCccggagggagagagagtacaAGATGCTGCAGGAT CTGCTCGGAGAATACGACTCACTGATGAAGGAGCACGAGGGAGCAAAG AACAACCTGGTGTCCGTAGAGAACAAGCTTGTTGATGCCAACGATCAGATATCTGAACTGAAGAG AGTCATCTCCAAACTGGAGTCTCAGGTGAAGCAGCTGGAGCATGAGAACCAGGCCAGGGCCCGTTACGTTTCCCACAGTAATGCACAGCCCTCTGGAGCTGG TCTTTTCCACCATcctgacctgctgctgtcaccCAGTAAATGCAAGGTAGAGCCAGATATCAGCCGTCGGAAATCACCATGTCCTCTAACTGACCAACTGAGTAACGGCAGAAAATCCCAGTTTCCTCAAACTAACCAATCAAGCATCCACAAGAAGCCACTGTGCACATTAAATGATCAGTCATCTGGACCTGGAAGCTCTGTGGACACCTCTTCAGCTGGTGGGAGCTGGAG GTGTGCATCTCCTCCAGAGTGTGAACAGTCTCTGCCTCAGACCAGACACCAGGAGCAGAGCCAGCGGGAGACCAGCCGGAGGGAGGCATCCTGTGCCCTAACACCCATGATGAGGGCCCTGATAGAGCTGGAGGAGACCAGAGCCACAGAGAGCCGGGCCCCCT GGGTTGGCAGTCAGAGGACCACGGTGGGTTTCGTGGAGCGGAGACACAAAGAGTCGATTCAGGAGCGAGTTGGACTTCAGGCAGACAGAGAAGTGGTTAAACCCGGAGCGGCTGTGGTTGGACCTGAGCGAGGAGGAGCAGCACAAAGTCACAGTGGAGCAGaaagagctgcagctctgctgagGGCTCAGCGGAGTCTGTCTCCAGAGGGCCATAGATCCTCCTCACTGCCTCCTCCAGCACATCGAAACATACCCACAACTACACCCA CAAAGAGAGAAACTTTACTCATGCCCATGTCTGCCAAGTCCAGCCCTAAACGCTGCCCCACTGAGAACTACTCCACTGCTTTTGGTCACTTGATGCCAAGAGAGGAACACCTGCTCAAAAG GTTTGATGAAGAAGTTGACCAGAGACGTCATTCATTCCACAGCAGCAGTCCCAGGAAGAGACTCCACTTTACatcaacagaaagagaagatg ACTTTCACCAGCCAGACTCCTCTGGCAACATGAACCCACCTGATGGAAACTCCCAGCTGGGCTGGGAGGAGCAGGGAGCCTGTAGTGGACCTGACCTGCAGGACTCCTGCGAGGACTCAGCCCCACTTTTTCTGGACAAACTCCACTCGCTGGCTGAGGCCGAGAAACTGTTTGACGAACTGACGCAGGAGAAACTGCAG atTGAGGCAGCTTTGAGCCGGATGCCTGGAGCGGGTGGTAGAGTGAGTCTACAGACCAGGTTAGATGAG GTGGCCTTAGAGAATCGTCTGGAGAGACTGAATCGAGAGCTGGGATCCATCCGCATGACTCTGAAGAGATTCCACGTCCTCCGCTCCTCTGCCAACATATAG
- the LOC108895498 gene encoding M-phase phosphoprotein 9 isoform X3, with protein MSTDDSISEDVSSSGPLSHCHVSADGDGGKESETSLVSSEGTSASGLAVSEDRHTASQTTGGTVESRPMDITPACNKIRSLCLSTDEAFEQGKNLPFINPSSLETLRALVQEIQSSGETDPEIWKDCESRWLHLFQLVEKQYQEQILAQQEQYQCQIQLIQDEIKALVQLQNRQASVQPHTEFSPTPVTKTTTDTKDYIFPLISSDCTIPKNLPSDNDSLAAPAHTPFSSPSPPLHRSETANPGEERPTTVLSSGYGTLSTWETGLEPAGSPGEDEDGSQGREKHHWSSNFQEATKTTVIGCQQDFSDERTLGVEEVNPLVYQQKTSGTSQPLTSWAQRQKLRPKKSKAGQASSQIPEYQELPRSTREPHRQNPLESTDSQDQHRPAGPSSSAFPLRRSDSLMSEASGLTYWRLNESELYRPLPDSFDTGTYLLLQETSSLVLTLDPAVNMRQSDRTSGFTSPSHFSSPSFATQPQPYPRVGTPVTPDSMVECSPNPGDTDCISDTSSVSVTGTSPSKLQSLWGNASQAVLSTSQDKTQPSSHTASQQRRASAPLASEEEGSHTHTSTLKPCSASGATLRPAVSPNMERASSLEDPVVLSLLRQNLREKHSRHVADLKAYYESEIQILRDKLKLRDLPQDLEKSNQTLTERCKRLEKALADATSRIQELEATNSSLEKKLAEWPERYAVAGATVKSLQQRLEESKRLGKEKDTLAARLKTRIRQLEEASQKACREEDEKEARREREYKMLQDLLGEYDSLMKEHEGAKNNLVSVENKLVDANDQISELKRVISKLESQVKQLEHENQARARYVSHSNAQPSGAGLFHHPDLLLSPSKCKVEPDISRRKSPCPLTDQLSNGRKSQFPQTNQSSIHKKPLCTLNDQSSGPGSSVDTSSAGGSWRCASPPECEQSLPQTRHQEQSQRETSRREASCALTPMMRALIELEETRATESRAPCKNSSTTHRVGSQRTTVGFVERRHKESIQERVGLQADREVVKPGAAVVGPERGGAAQSHSGAERAAALLRAQRSLSPEGHRSSSLPPPAHRNIPTTTPTKRETLLMPMSAKSSPKRCPTENYSTAFGHLMPREEHLLKRFDEEVDQRRHSFHSSSPRKRLHFTSTEREDDFHQPDSSGNMNPPDGNSQLGWEEQGACSGPDLQDSCEDSAPLFLDKLHSLAEAEKLFDELTQEKLQIEAALSRMPGAGGRVSLQTRLDEVALENRLERLNRELGSIRMTLKRFHVLRSSANI; from the exons ATGTCCACAGATGACAGTATCTCTGAGGATGTGTCCAGCTCGGGGCCTTTGAGCCATTGCCATGTCAGTGCTGACGGGGATGGGGGTAAGGAGAGTGAAACCTCTTTGGTGTCCTCTGAAGGGACATCAGCCTCGGGGCTGGCTGTCTCAGAGGATAGACACACAGCCTCCCAAACAACAGGAGGCACTGTGGAGAGCAGGCCCATGGACATCACACCAGCATGCAACAAGATCAG GAGTCTGTGTCTGAGCACAGATGAAGCATTTGAACAAGGGAAGAACCTCCCATTCATCAACCCAAGCTCCCTTGAGACCCTTAGGGCCTTGGTGCAGGAGATCCAGAGCAGTGGAGAGACAGACCCTGAGATCTGGAAGGATTGTGAG AGCCGATGGCTGCATCTGTTTCAGCTGGTTGAGAAGCAATACCAAGAGCAAATACTCGCTCAGCAAGAACAATACCAGTGCCAAATACAG TTGATTCAGGATGAAATCAAGGCCCTGGTTCAGCTCCAGAACCGCCAGGCGAGTGTCCAGCCACACACAGAGTTTTCTCCAACACCGGTGACCAAAACTACTACTGACACAAAGGACTATATTTTCCCCCTCATCTCCAGTGACTGCACAATTCCCAAAAATTTGCCCAGTGACAATGACAGCCTGGCAGCCCCTGCCCATACACCTTTTAGCTCCCCCTCACCTCCACTCCACAGATCAGAAACCGCTAACCCAGGGGAGGAGCGGCCGACTACAGTGCTCAGCAGTGGATATGGGACTCTGTCTACTTGGGAAACAGGTCTGGAACCTGCTGGGTCGCCAGGGGAAGATGAGGATGGTAGTCAAGGGAGGGAGAAGCATCACTGGTCCTCTAACTTCCAGGAAGCCACAAAGACAACTGTGATTGGGTGCCAGCAGGATTTTTCTGATGAGAGGACTCTTGGAGTGGAAGAAGTTAATCCTTTAGTCTACCAGCAGAAAACCTCTGG CACCAGCCAGCCTTTGACCTCCTGGGCCCAGAGGCAGAAACTCAGGCCCAAGAAGAGCAAAGCAGGACAAGCTTCGTCCCAAATCCCAGAGTACCAGGAGCTGCCACGCAGCACCAGAGAACCCCACAGACAAAACCCCCTGGAGAGCACAGACTCCCAGGACCAG CATCGACCGGCTGGGCCATCGTCCAGTGCTTTTCCCCTGAGGAGGAGTGACAGCCTGATGTCTGAGGCATCAG GCCTGACTTATTGGCGTCTGAATGAGAGTGAACTGTATCGGCCCTTGCCAGACAGCTTTGACACCGGCACTTACCTCCTTCTGCAAGAGACATCGAGTCTA GTGTTGACCTTAGACCCAGCAGTGAACATGCGGCAGTCAGATCGCACTTCTGGATTCACTTCACCTTCTCACTTCAGCAGCCCTTCATTTGCCACTCAGCCCCAACCCTACCCCAGAGTTGGGACCCCGGTAACCCCTGACAGCATGGTGGAGTGCAGTCCTAATCCTGGAGATACAGACTGTATCTCTGATACCTCCAGTGTTTCAGTCACTGGAACTTCCCCCTCTAAGTTGCAAAGCTTGTGGGGAAACGCATCCCAAGCAGTCCTGTCTACCTCCCAGGATAAGACCCAGCCCAGCTCCCACACAGCCAGCCAGCAACGCAGAGCCAGCGCCCCCTTAGCCAGCGAAGAGGAgggcagtcacacacacaccagcacccTGAAACCTTGTTCAGCCTCTGGTGCTACTCTGCGGCCTGCAGTCAGTCCAAACATGGAGAGAGCGTCATCATTAGAGGATCCTGTTGTCCTTTCTCT acTACGGCAGAACCTGAGAGAGAAGCACTCTCGACATGTGGCTGACCTAAAAGCGTATTATGAATCTGAGATCCAAATCCTGAGAGACAAACTCAAACTCAGAGATCTGCCCCAGGATTTAGAAAAGAGCAACCAGACCCTTACAGAGAG GTGTAAGCGTCTAGAAAAAGCTCTGGCTGACGCCACCAGTCGCATTCAAGAACTAGAGGCAACAAACAGCTCTTTGGAGAAGAAACTG GCAGAATGGCCGGAGCGGTATGCTGTAGCAGGTGCTACTGTGAAATCTTTGCAGCAGCGACTAGAGGAAAGCAAACGCTTGGGCAAAGAGAAAGACACCCTGGCAGCACGTTTGAAGACCCGCATACGGCAGCTGGAGGAGGCGTCGCAGAAAGCCTGCAGGGAGGAAGATGAGAAGGAGGCccggagggagagagagtacaAGATGCTGCAGGAT CTGCTCGGAGAATACGACTCACTGATGAAGGAGCACGAGGGAGCAAAG AACAACCTGGTGTCCGTAGAGAACAAGCTTGTTGATGCCAACGATCAGATATCTGAACTGAAGAG AGTCATCTCCAAACTGGAGTCTCAGGTGAAGCAGCTGGAGCATGAGAACCAGGCCAGGGCCCGTTACGTTTCCCACAGTAATGCACAGCCCTCTGGAGCTGG TCTTTTCCACCATcctgacctgctgctgtcaccCAGTAAATGCAAGGTAGAGCCAGATATCAGCCGTCGGAAATCACCATGTCCTCTAACTGACCAACTGAGTAACGGCAGAAAATCCCAGTTTCCTCAAACTAACCAATCAAGCATCCACAAGAAGCCACTGTGCACATTAAATGATCAGTCATCTGGACCTGGAAGCTCTGTGGACACCTCTTCAGCTGGTGGGAGCTGGAG GTGTGCATCTCCTCCAGAGTGTGAACAGTCTCTGCCTCAGACCAGACACCAGGAGCAGAGCCAGCGGGAGACCAGCCGGAGGGAGGCATCCTGTGCCCTAACACCCATGATGAGGGCCCTGATAGAGCTGGAGGAGACCAGAGCCACAGAGAGCCGGGCCCCCTGTAAGAACAGCTCCACCACCCACA GGGTTGGCAGTCAGAGGACCACGGTGGGTTTCGTGGAGCGGAGACACAAAGAGTCGATTCAGGAGCGAGTTGGACTTCAGGCAGACAGAGAAGTGGTTAAACCCGGAGCGGCTGTGGTTGGACCTGAGCGAGGAGGAGCAGCACAAAGTCACAGTGGAGCAGaaagagctgcagctctgctgagGGCTCAGCGGAGTCTGTCTCCAGAGGGCCATAGATCCTCCTCACTGCCTCCTCCAGCACATCGAAACATACCCACAACTACACCCA CAAAGAGAGAAACTTTACTCATGCCCATGTCTGCCAAGTCCAGCCCTAAACGCTGCCCCACTGAGAACTACTCCACTGCTTTTGGTCACTTGATGCCAAGAGAGGAACACCTGCTCAAAAG GTTTGATGAAGAAGTTGACCAGAGACGTCATTCATTCCACAGCAGCAGTCCCAGGAAGAGACTCCACTTTACatcaacagaaagagaagatg ACTTTCACCAGCCAGACTCCTCTGGCAACATGAACCCACCTGATGGAAACTCCCAGCTGGGCTGGGAGGAGCAGGGAGCCTGTAGTGGACCTGACCTGCAGGACTCCTGCGAGGACTCAGCCCCACTTTTTCTGGACAAACTCCACTCGCTGGCTGAGGCCGAGAAACTGTTTGACGAACTGACGCAGGAGAAACTGCAG atTGAGGCAGCTTTGAGCCGGATGCCTGGAGCGGGTGGTAGAGTGAGTCTACAGACCAGGTTAGATGAG GTGGCCTTAGAGAATCGTCTGGAGAGACTGAATCGAGAGCTGGGATCCATCCGCATGACTCTGAAGAGATTCCACGTCCTCCGCTCCTCTGCCAACATATAG